A stretch of Elgaria multicarinata webbii isolate HBS135686 ecotype San Diego chromosome 5, rElgMul1.1.pri, whole genome shotgun sequence DNA encodes these proteins:
- the POU2F1 gene encoding POU domain, class 2, transcription factor 1 isoform X4, with protein MADGGAASQDESSAAAAVADSRMNTPSETSKPVKMESGDGDTGTQTNGLDFQKQTVPAAGAISTAQAFLGHLHQVQLPGSSLQAAAQSLNVQSKSNEESGDSQQPSQPTQQPSVQAAIPQTQLMLAGGQITGLTLTPAQQQLLLQQAQAQLLAAAVQHSASQQHNAAGATISASAATPMTQIPLSQPIQIAQDLQHLQQLQQQNLNLQQFVLVHPTTNLQPAQFIISQTPQGQQGLLQAQNLLTQLPQQSQANLLQSQPSITFTSQQPATPTRTIAATPIQPLPQSQSTPKRIDTPSLEEPSDLEELEQFAKTFKQRRIKLGFTQGDVGLAMGKLYGNDFSQTTISRFEALNLSFKNMCKLKPLLEKWLNDAENLSSDSALSSPSALNSPGLGIEGLNRRRKKRTSIETNIRVALEKSFLENQKPTSEEITMIADQLNMEKEVIRVWFCNRRQKEKRINPPSSGGTSSSPIKAMFPCPTSLVATTPSLVTSSAATTLTVNPVLPLTSAAVTSLAVTGTTETIPNNTATVISTAPPASAAVTSPSLSPSPSASASTSEASSASETSTTQTTSTPLSSAIGTSQVMVTASGLQTAAAAALQGAAQLPANASLAAMAAAAGLNPGLMASSQFAAGGALLSLNPGTLGGALSPALMSNSTLATIQGQ; from the exons ACTCAAGAATGAACACTCCGTCAGAAACCAGTAAACCTGTAAAAATGGAGAGCGGGGATGGGGACACAG GCACACAGACAAATGGCCTGGACTTTCAAAAACAGACTGTGCCTGCCGCGGGGGCAATCTCTACAGCCCAGGCCTTTCTTGGACACCTTCATCAG GTTCAGCTCCCTGGATCAAGTTTACAGGCTGCTGCCCAGTCCTTAAATGTACAG TCTAAATCCAATGAAGAATCGGGTGACAGTCAGCAGCCAAGCCAGCCTACCCAGCAGCCTTCAGTACAGGCGGCCATACCCCAAACCCAGCTCATGCTGGCCGGAGGACAGATCACTGGG CTCACGTTAACACCAGCCCAGCAGCAATTATTGCTACAACAGGCACAGGCACAGTTGCTGGCAGCTGCAGTGCAGCATTCAGCCAGTCAGCAGCACAATGCTGCAGGCGCCACCATCTCAGCTTCTGCTGCAACGCCCATGACACAGATCCCTCTATCTCAGCCGATACAAATTGCACAG GATTTGCAGCACCTGCAGCAGCTCCAACAACAGAATCTCAACCTGCAACAGTTTGTGTTGGTGCATCCAACAACCAACTTGCAACCAGCACAGTTCATCATCTCACAAACACCGCAGGGGCAGCAGG gtcTCCTGCAAGCGCAGAATCTCTTAACGCAACTACCTCAGCAAAGCCAAGccaacctcctgcagtctcagccAAGCATCACTTTCACCTCTCAG CAGCCAGCAACCCCAACACGCACAATAGCAGCGACCCCTATTCAGCCACTTCCACAGAGCCAGTCAACACCAAAGCGAATTGATACTCCCAGCTTGGAGGAGCCCAGTGATCTTGAGGAGCTTGAGCAATTTGCCAAGACTTTCAAACAAAGACGGATCAAACTTGGATTCACTCAG GGTGATGTTGGGCTCGCTATGGGTAAACTCTATGGAAATGACTTCAGTCAAACTACTATCTCTCGCTTTGAAGCCTTGAACCTCAGCTTTAAGAACATGTGCAAGTTAAAACCACTTCTGGAAAAGTGGCTCAATGATGCAG AAAACCTCTCATCTGATTCAGCTCTCTCCAGCCCAAGTGCCCTGAATTCCCCAGGGCTGGGGATTGAGGGATTGAACCGCAGGAGGAAGAAACGCACCAGCATAGAGACCAACATACGTGTGGCCTTAGAGAAGAGTTTCCTGGAG AACCAAAAGCCTACCTCGGAAGAGATCACCATGATAGCTGATCAGCTGAACATGGAGAAAGAGGTGATCCGCGTTTGGTTCTGTAACCGGCGCCAGAAGGAAAAAAGGATCAACCCACCCAGTAGTGGTGGAACCAGCAGCTCGCCCATCAAAGCAATGTTCCCTTGTCCAACTTCACTG GTGGCAACCACACCAAGCCTTGTGACAAGCAGTGCAGCGACTACCCTGACTGTCAACCCTGTGCTCCCTCTAACCAGTGCGGCTGTAACTAGTTTGGCAGTCACAG GCACCACGGAAACTATCCCCAACAACACAGCAACTGTAATTTCTACAGCACCCCCAGCTTCCGCGGCAGTAACATCTCCCTCATTGAGTCCCTCTCCTTCTGCCTCCGCTTCCACTTCTGAGGCGTCTAGTGCCAGTGAGACCAGTACAACACAGACAACCTCCACTCCCCTGTCCTCAGCAATTGGGACCAGCCAAGTGATGGTAACTGCTTCTGGGttacaaacagcagcagcagctgcgctACAAGGAGCTGCACAGTTGCCTGCAAATGCAAGTCTTGCTGCCATGGCGGCTGCCGCAGGACTAAATCCAGGCTTGATGGCATCCTCACAGTTTGCAGCTGG AGGTGCCTTACTCAGTCTCAATCCAGGGACACTAGGCGGTGCTCTCAGCCCAGCTCTGATGAGCAACAGTACACTAGCAACTATTCAAGGTCAGTAG
- the POU2F1 gene encoding POU domain, class 2, transcription factor 1 isoform X5 — protein sequence MLDCSDYVLDSRMNTPSETSKPVKMESGDGDTGTQTNGLDFQKQTVPAAGAISTAQAFLGHLHQVQLPGSSLQAAAQSLNVQSKSNEESGDSQQPSQPTQQPSVQAAIPQTQLMLAGGQITGLTLTPAQQQLLLQQAQAQLLAAAVQHSASQQHNAAGATISASAATPMTQIPLSQPIQIAQDLQHLQQLQQQNLNLQQFVLVHPTTNLQPAQFIISQTPQGQQGLLQAQNLLTQLPQQSQANLLQSQPSITFTSQPATPTRTIAATPIQPLPQSQSTPKRIDTPSLEEPSDLEELEQFAKTFKQRRIKLGFTQGDVGLAMGKLYGNDFSQTTISRFEALNLSFKNMCKLKPLLEKWLNDAENLSSDSALSSPSALNSPGLGIEGLNRRRKKRTSIETNIRVALEKSFLENQKPTSEEITMIADQLNMEKEVIRVWFCNRRQKEKRINPPSSGGTSSSPIKAMFPCPTSLVATTPSLVTSSAATTLTVNPVLPLTSAAVTSLAVTGTTETIPNNTATVISTAPPASAAVTSPSLSPSPSASASTSEASSASETSTTQTTSTPLSSAIGTSQVMVTASGLQTAAAAALQGAAQLPANASLAAMAAAAGLNPGLMASSQFAAG from the exons ACTCAAGAATGAACACTCCGTCAGAAACCAGTAAACCTGTAAAAATGGAGAGCGGGGATGGGGACACAG GCACACAGACAAATGGCCTGGACTTTCAAAAACAGACTGTGCCTGCCGCGGGGGCAATCTCTACAGCCCAGGCCTTTCTTGGACACCTTCATCAG GTTCAGCTCCCTGGATCAAGTTTACAGGCTGCTGCCCAGTCCTTAAATGTACAG TCTAAATCCAATGAAGAATCGGGTGACAGTCAGCAGCCAAGCCAGCCTACCCAGCAGCCTTCAGTACAGGCGGCCATACCCCAAACCCAGCTCATGCTGGCCGGAGGACAGATCACTGGG CTCACGTTAACACCAGCCCAGCAGCAATTATTGCTACAACAGGCACAGGCACAGTTGCTGGCAGCTGCAGTGCAGCATTCAGCCAGTCAGCAGCACAATGCTGCAGGCGCCACCATCTCAGCTTCTGCTGCAACGCCCATGACACAGATCCCTCTATCTCAGCCGATACAAATTGCACAG GATTTGCAGCACCTGCAGCAGCTCCAACAACAGAATCTCAACCTGCAACAGTTTGTGTTGGTGCATCCAACAACCAACTTGCAACCAGCACAGTTCATCATCTCACAAACACCGCAGGGGCAGCAGG gtcTCCTGCAAGCGCAGAATCTCTTAACGCAACTACCTCAGCAAAGCCAAGccaacctcctgcagtctcagccAAGCATCACTTTCACCTCTCAG CCAGCAACCCCAACACGCACAATAGCAGCGACCCCTATTCAGCCACTTCCACAGAGCCAGTCAACACCAAAGCGAATTGATACTCCCAGCTTGGAGGAGCCCAGTGATCTTGAGGAGCTTGAGCAATTTGCCAAGACTTTCAAACAAAGACGGATCAAACTTGGATTCACTCAG GGTGATGTTGGGCTCGCTATGGGTAAACTCTATGGAAATGACTTCAGTCAAACTACTATCTCTCGCTTTGAAGCCTTGAACCTCAGCTTTAAGAACATGTGCAAGTTAAAACCACTTCTGGAAAAGTGGCTCAATGATGCAG AAAACCTCTCATCTGATTCAGCTCTCTCCAGCCCAAGTGCCCTGAATTCCCCAGGGCTGGGGATTGAGGGATTGAACCGCAGGAGGAAGAAACGCACCAGCATAGAGACCAACATACGTGTGGCCTTAGAGAAGAGTTTCCTGGAG AACCAAAAGCCTACCTCGGAAGAGATCACCATGATAGCTGATCAGCTGAACATGGAGAAAGAGGTGATCCGCGTTTGGTTCTGTAACCGGCGCCAGAAGGAAAAAAGGATCAACCCACCCAGTAGTGGTGGAACCAGCAGCTCGCCCATCAAAGCAATGTTCCCTTGTCCAACTTCACTG GTGGCAACCACACCAAGCCTTGTGACAAGCAGTGCAGCGACTACCCTGACTGTCAACCCTGTGCTCCCTCTAACCAGTGCGGCTGTAACTAGTTTGGCAGTCACAG GCACCACGGAAACTATCCCCAACAACACAGCAACTGTAATTTCTACAGCACCCCCAGCTTCCGCGGCAGTAACATCTCCCTCATTGAGTCCCTCTCCTTCTGCCTCCGCTTCCACTTCTGAGGCGTCTAGTGCCAGTGAGACCAGTACAACACAGACAACCTCCACTCCCCTGTCCTCAGCAATTGGGACCAGCCAAGTGATGGTAACTGCTTCTGGGttacaaacagcagcagcagctgcgctACAAGGAGCTGCACAGTTGCCTGCAAATGCAAGTCTTGCTGCCATGGCGGCTGCCGCAGGACTAAATCCAGGCTTGATGGCATCCTCACAGTTTGCAGCTGGGTAA